In Candidatus Kapaibacterium sp., the following are encoded in one genomic region:
- the recG gene encoding ATP-dependent DNA helicase RecG, with amino-acid sequence MNANEIQYIKGVGPKRAEILAEAGILAPDDLVTYFPASYIDRNARTTISNLFRELGSHDMIDVELTSSVGFRSISTIVAKIIKKSENSFGKKRKFLKLTLSDGSGTNASIFFWNYVQYYSKHYQEGQILAVSGKAEIDKYNSVNFSHPEIDILESDDARMYESGMILPKYRITEKMAKGGITNKMLSNIINQLLEANTIRLSESLPDTIRKTLNMPDIKSTVLNLHFPQSEDLLNRARWRIKFEEIFYFLMKVESIKHKSKTSENAYLIEGKSKLARQLYDSLPFELTSDQKKVLNEIAGDFRSGQAMNRLLQGDVGSGKTIVAALSILMAIDAGFQCGLMAPTEILAEQHYSNLSKVFEPLGLEIFRLMGGQTGKQRKYALEKIADGTAHLIIGTHAMFSENIMYKNLAYLVIDEQHRFGVKQRGDLINLSKNSSESKVMPHVLVMSATPIPRTLTMTVYGDLDVSIIKTMPKNRIPIKTYVSFDSKREEIYDFVRRNASDGGQAFIVFPLVEKSEKMEELKSATEHFEFLSKDIFPELQCGLVHGQMHWSEKEDAMQKFLAKEYDILVATTVIEVGIDIPNANIMLIENAERFGLSQLHQLRGRVGRGTRESYCILMTKDNYQYSMKRGTDSTDERITAIARLKTMVQTTDGFEIAETDMKLRGPGDIMGTKQSGLPEFKYLSLAEDGEIIAQAKKAIEYLLRDDPKLNKTQNLQVRAKLVKLLRGSDNYFEIA; translated from the coding sequence ATGAACGCAAACGAGATTCAATATATAAAAGGTGTCGGACCCAAAAGAGCCGAAATACTTGCAGAAGCAGGAATTTTGGCACCTGACGATTTGGTCACATACTTCCCGGCATCGTACATTGACCGCAACGCTCGGACTACAATCAGCAATCTGTTTCGCGAGCTTGGTAGCCACGATATGATTGATGTGGAATTGACAAGTAGCGTAGGATTTCGGTCTATTTCTACAATCGTAGCCAAAATTATCAAAAAGTCCGAAAATTCATTCGGCAAAAAACGCAAATTTCTGAAGCTGACTTTGAGCGATGGCAGTGGAACTAATGCAAGCATTTTCTTTTGGAATTATGTCCAATATTATTCCAAGCATTATCAGGAAGGGCAGATTCTCGCGGTCAGTGGCAAAGCCGAGATTGACAAGTATAATTCCGTAAACTTTTCTCATCCCGAGATTGACATTTTGGAATCGGACGATGCGCGTATGTACGAGAGCGGGATGATTTTGCCGAAATACCGAATTACGGAGAAGATGGCAAAAGGCGGCATCACGAACAAAATGCTCAGTAATATCATCAATCAACTGCTCGAAGCGAACACTATCAGGCTTTCAGAATCTTTACCGGACACAATCCGAAAAACTTTGAATATGCCTGATATAAAATCTACCGTGCTGAATCTGCATTTCCCGCAATCGGAGGATTTGCTCAATCGTGCAAGGTGGCGAATCAAATTTGAGGAGATATTTTATTTTCTGATGAAAGTAGAAAGCATCAAGCACAAGTCTAAAACGAGCGAAAATGCTTATCTAATCGAAGGGAAGAGCAAATTGGCTCGGCAACTATACGATAGTTTGCCATTTGAATTGACGTCCGACCAAAAGAAGGTGCTGAATGAAATCGCCGGTGATTTTCGCTCCGGGCAAGCTATGAATCGCTTGCTGCAAGGCGATGTCGGCTCGGGCAAAACGATTGTAGCCGCATTGTCAATTTTGATGGCGATAGATGCAGGCTTTCAATGCGGATTGATGGCGCCGACGGAAATTTTAGCCGAGCAACATTACAGCAACTTGAGCAAAGTATTCGAGCCGCTGGGTCTGGAAATTTTCAGACTTATGGGTGGGCAAACAGGCAAACAACGAAAATATGCACTCGAAAAAATTGCTGATGGAACAGCACATCTCATCATCGGCACTCATGCCATGTTTAGCGAAAATATTATGTACAAAAATTTAGCATATTTGGTAATTGACGAGCAGCACCGCTTCGGCGTCAAGCAAAGGGGTGATTTGATTAATCTGAGCAAAAATTCATCCGAATCGAAAGTGATGCCGCACGTTTTGGTGATGTCGGCGACACCGATTCCGCGAACGCTGACTATGACTGTTTACGGCGATTTGGACGTGTCAATCATTAAGACTATGCCCAAAAACCGGATTCCAATCAAGACCTATGTATCGTTCGACAGCAAAAGGGAGGAAATTTACGATTTTGTCCGGCGAAACGCAAGCGATGGCGGTCAGGCATTCATCGTGTTCCCTTTGGTCGAAAAATCCGAGAAAATGGAAGAATTGAAATCGGCAACCGAGCATTTTGAATTTTTATCAAAGGATATTTTCCCCGAATTGCAGTGTGGTTTGGTTCATGGGCAAATGCACTGGAGCGAGAAAGAGGACGCTATGCAAAAATTTTTGGCAAAGGAATATGACATTTTGGTGGCGACGACTGTGATTGAAGTCGGCATTGATATTCCGAATGCAAATATAATGTTAATTGAAAATGCCGAACGCTTCGGATTGTCGCAATTGCACCAACTTCGGGGCAGAGTGGGGCGCGGTACTCGCGAATCCTATTGCATTCTGATGACCAAGGACAACTACCAATACAGCATGAAACGCGGGACTGATTCGACTGACGAGCGAATAACAGCGATTGCGAGATTGAAAACGATGGTGCAAACCACCGACGGATTTGAAATTGCCGAAACCGATATGAAGCTGCGTGGTCCCGGCGACATAATGGGAACCAAGCAATCGGGACTGCCGGAGTTCAAATACCTAAGTCTTGCGGAAGACGGCGAAATCATCGCTCAAGCCAAAAAAGCAATCGAATATTTGCTCCGCGACGACCCAAAATTGAACAAAACACAGAATTTGCAAGTGCGCGCCAAATTAGTGAAGCTACTGCGTGGCAGCGACAATTATTTCGAGATAGCGTAA
- a CDS encoding SDR family oxidoreductase yields the protein MAKVLITGGAGFLGSHLCDKFIAEGYEVVCMDNFVTGSPDNIAHLMGNPNFKFILHDVTNYVYVEGDLDYILHFASPASPIDYLKLPIQTLKVGSLGTHKALGLAKAKNARILLASTSEVYGDPLIHPQPEDYWGNVNPVGYRGVYDEAKRFAEALTMAYHRYHGVETRIVRIFNTYGPRMRLQDGRAIPNFINQALKNEDVTVYGDGAQTRSVCYVDDLIEGIYRLLLSDETDPVNIGNPAELTMLELAKEIIELTGSRSKVVFEDLPSDDPKVRQPNITRASEILNWEPKVERKAGLMRTIADFKKRLNLV from the coding sequence ATGGCAAAAGTATTAATTACAGGTGGAGCAGGATTTTTGGGCTCGCATCTGTGCGACAAATTTATAGCAGAGGGTTACGAAGTAGTGTGTATGGACAATTTCGTGACCGGTTCACCAGACAACATAGCTCATTTGATGGGCAATCCCAATTTCAAATTCATACTCCACGATGTTACAAATTACGTATATGTAGAAGGCGATTTGGACTATATTTTGCATTTTGCGTCTCCCGCCTCGCCTATAGATTACCTGAAGTTGCCCATTCAGACGCTCAAAGTAGGTTCGCTTGGCACTCATAAGGCGCTTGGATTGGCAAAAGCTAAAAATGCGAGAATCCTTTTAGCAAGCACCAGCGAAGTTTATGGCGACCCGTTGATTCACCCGCAACCCGAAGATTACTGGGGAAATGTCAATCCTGTGGGCTATCGCGGCGTTTATGACGAAGCAAAGCGGTTTGCCGAAGCGCTGACAATGGCTTATCACCGCTATCATGGCGTCGAAACCCGCATTGTGCGCATTTTCAATACTTACGGACCACGAATGAGATTGCAAGATGGCAGAGCAATTCCCAATTTTATCAATCAAGCGCTAAAAAATGAAGACGTAACTGTTTACGGTGATGGCGCCCAAACACGCTCGGTTTGCTATGTGGACGATTTGATTGAGGGGATTTATCGCCTGTTGCTGAGTGATGAGACAGACCCGGTAAACATCGGCAATCCGGCAGAATTGACAATGCTTGAATTAGCCAAAGAAATTATCGAACTGACAGGCTCCCGAAGTAAAGTTGTTTTCGAAGATTTGCCTTCCGACGACCCAAAAGTTCGCCAACCGAATATTACTCGGGCGAGTGAGATATTGAATTGGGAACCAAAAGTAGAACGCAAAGCAGGGCTCATGCGCACAATTGCTGACTTCAAAAAGAGGCTAAATTTAGTATAA